A region from the Simiduia sp. 21SJ11W-1 genome encodes:
- the pal gene encoding peptidoglycan-associated lipoprotein Pal, with translation MTFQTIKRGMGLAVVLAVVAGCSNTAQKEEVDPNANAQPVVQQPVEKAEPAPEVLETVFYFDFDESTLKPGARAELTKHAMRLKETPRNVRIEGHTDERGSREYNMALGERRANAVRDFLVLQGVDASMLEVVSYGEERPAAMGSTESAYGQNRRAEVK, from the coding sequence ATGACTTTTCAAACAATCAAGCGTGGTATGGGTCTGGCAGTTGTTCTGGCGGTAGTGGCTGGCTGTAGCAACACCGCTCAGAAAGAAGAAGTAGATCCAAATGCCAATGCTCAACCAGTGGTACAACAACCTGTAGAGAAAGCAGAGCCAGCTCCAGAAGTTCTGGAAACTGTGTTCTACTTCGACTTCGACGAATCAACGCTGAAGCCAGGTGCCCGTGCCGAGCTGACCAAGCACGCGATGCGTTTGAAGGAAACACCACGTAACGTGCGCATCGAAGGTCACACTGATGAGCGCGGTTCACGTGAATACAACATGGCTTTGGGTGAGCGTCGTGCCAATGCTGTTCGCGACTTCCTGGTACTGCAAGGCGTAGATGCCTCTATGCTGGAAGTAGTGAGCTACGGTGAAGAGCGTCCTGCCGCTATGGGTAGCACTGAAAGCGCCTACGGCCAGAACCGTCGCGCCGAAGTTAAGTAA
- the ybgF gene encoding tol-pal system protein YbgF, producing the protein MKLMLTLGAAGFLSWAGVAMAQVTVVEARPAAQATPTQQAAAPASAQQTDLYFRLQALQQEVLELRGLVEEQSFEIKRLKQQRQEDYLDLDRRISAFSGGAGAGSAAADIPIKADNADDGAAYKGAYGKLRERDLAGAAEGFKQYLAQFPKGQYAANSQYWLGEIYLVEGKLEQARQWFERVTQDFPSSRKAPDAKFKLGTVLFQLGQKDKARALLQQVAASNADAARLAKDYLNQNF; encoded by the coding sequence ATGAAGTTGATGCTCACACTGGGTGCTGCCGGTTTTTTGAGTTGGGCCGGCGTGGCTATGGCACAGGTAACAGTGGTAGAAGCGCGCCCGGCGGCGCAGGCAACACCCACTCAGCAAGCTGCCGCACCGGCAAGCGCGCAGCAAACTGATTTGTATTTCAGGCTGCAGGCACTGCAGCAAGAGGTGTTGGAATTGCGCGGCTTGGTGGAAGAGCAATCCTTTGAAATCAAGCGCTTAAAGCAGCAGCGTCAGGAAGACTACCTGGATCTCGATCGCCGCATCAGCGCCTTTAGTGGCGGTGCCGGGGCGGGCAGTGCCGCGGCCGATATCCCCATCAAAGCCGATAACGCCGATGATGGCGCCGCCTATAAAGGGGCCTACGGTAAGCTGCGCGAGCGGGATTTGGCCGGTGCCGCCGAGGGCTTCAAGCAATACCTGGCACAATTTCCCAAGGGCCAATACGCCGCCAATAGCCAGTACTGGCTGGGCGAAATCTACCTGGTTGAGGGCAAGCTCGAGCAGGCGCGCCAATGGTTTGAGCGCGTAACCCAGGATTTCCCAAGTAGCCGCAAGGCCCCCGATGCCAAGTTCAAGCTTGGTACCGTGCTGTTCCAGCTGGGCCAGAAAGACAAAGCCCGCGCCCTGTTGCAACAGGTGGCTGCCAGCAACGCAGATGCCGCGCGCTTGGCTAAAGACTACTTGAATCAAAATTTCTAA
- the queE gene encoding 7-carboxy-7-deazaguanine synthase QueE yields MAEPNLKITEIFHSLQGEARAIGLPTVFVRLTGCPLRCHYCDSAYAFHGGERRDLADILAEVASYKCRHVCVTGGEPLAQANCIGLLQALCDAGYSVSLETSGAIDISPVDTRVSRVLDLKTPASGECHRNLWSNIAHLTPHDQVKFVICDKADFEWACFKVTEHDLCARAGDVLFSPSFGQVDATQLADWVVASGLPVRFQLQLHKLLWGDKPGH; encoded by the coding sequence ATGGCTGAGCCCAACCTAAAAATTACCGAAATCTTCCACTCGCTCCAGGGCGAGGCACGCGCCATTGGTTTGCCAACGGTATTTGTGCGGCTCACAGGTTGCCCCCTGCGGTGCCATTATTGCGATTCGGCCTATGCCTTTCACGGTGGTGAGCGCCGTGATCTGGCAGATATTCTGGCCGAGGTGGCAAGCTACAAGTGCCGGCATGTGTGCGTGACCGGCGGCGAACCTCTGGCCCAGGCCAATTGCATCGGCCTGCTTCAGGCCCTGTGTGATGCAGGTTACAGCGTATCGCTTGAAACCAGCGGCGCTATCGATATCAGCCCGGTGGATACCCGCGTAAGCCGCGTGCTGGATTTGAAAACACCGGCGTCTGGCGAGTGCCATCGCAACCTGTGGAGTAATATTGCCCACCTGACCCCGCACGATCAGGTGAAGTTCGTGATTTGCGACAAGGCCGATTTCGAGTGGGCTTGCTTTAAGGTCACCGAGCACGATTTGTGCGCGCGCGCAGGCGATGTGCTGTTTTCGCCGTCTTTCGGGCAGGTGGATGCCACACAGCTTGCCGATTGGGTGGTTGCCTCAGGCTTGCCCGTGCGTTTTCAGTTGCAGTTACACAAGCTCCTTTGGGGCGATAAACCAGGCCATTAA
- a CDS encoding ABC transporter substrate-binding protein: MHLACLSGLLSPLFWLLLAASSMVCAESQGQAPARLQLATASVAPWGLVGEQGEPAGLLVQFQRELAARAGLAVQNKLAPYPRVIHDLASGKVDLAVMFVSPQAQQVGRSLGQVVDMSVVALVPAAAPDYGALEDFKGLRVGYVRGSKYGPAFDNNPDFERVGVLSASQGLLMLSKGRLDALVATEQALAYGLIQESVGEGAYKVVFQVAKARADLYVNRLRMLDGWVPSLRRALADMRADGSLRRVFYDHTLWPASGVCLANNHCLAAPAPAGTGDKTHQAIVK; encoded by the coding sequence ATGCATCTCGCCTGCCTTTCAGGGCTTCTCTCACCCTTGTTTTGGCTGCTTTTGGCAGCCAGTTCGATGGTGTGCGCAGAATCCCAAGGCCAGGCTCCGGCACGCCTGCAGCTGGCAACGGCGAGTGTTGCGCCCTGGGGGCTTGTGGGTGAGCAGGGTGAGCCCGCGGGGCTGCTTGTGCAGTTTCAGCGGGAGCTTGCGGCCCGTGCGGGCCTTGCCGTGCAAAACAAGCTTGCGCCTTACCCGCGCGTGATTCACGACCTTGCCAGTGGCAAGGTGGATTTGGCGGTGATGTTTGTGAGCCCCCAGGCCCAGCAGGTAGGGCGCTCGCTCGGGCAGGTGGTAGACATGTCTGTGGTGGCATTGGTGCCCGCCGCTGCGCCGGATTATGGGGCGCTTGAGGATTTTAAGGGGCTCAGGGTGGGTTATGTGCGGGGCTCAAAGTATGGCCCGGCGTTTGATAATAACCCCGATTTCGAGCGGGTGGGCGTGTTGTCGGCAAGTCAGGGTTTGCTCATGCTGAGCAAGGGGCGGCTGGATGCCCTGGTGGCTACCGAGCAGGCGCTCGCCTATGGCCTGATTCAGGAATCGGTGGGCGAGGGTGCCTATAAAGTGGTATTCCAGGTGGCCAAGGCGCGCGCCGATCTGTACGTGAATCGCTTGCGCATGCTAGATGGCTGGGTGCCAAGCCTGCGCCGTGCGCTGGCCGACATGCGCGCCGATGGCAGCCTGCGGCGGGTGTTTTATGATCACACCTTGTGGCCCGCCAGCGGCGTGTGCCTGGCCAACAATCACTGCCTGGCTGCACCGGCGCCAGCTGGCACTGGCGATAAAACCCATCAAGCAATTGTTAAGTAG
- the queC gene encoding 7-cyano-7-deazaguanine synthase QueC yields MTRKKAVVLVSGGLDSTTVVAMAQAEGYEVYALSFDYGQRHQSELQAAARTAKVLGVAAHKVVQLDLRTIGGSALTDSAIAVPEEESAGIPVTYVPARNTVFLSIALGWAEVLGALDIFVGVNAVDYSGYPDCRPEFIAAFEQMANLATKASVEGRKLTIHTPLINLSKADIVQRGTELGVDYRLTVSCYQATEAGAACGKCDSCRLRRAGFEAAGLPDATIYA; encoded by the coding sequence ATGACGCGCAAAAAAGCCGTGGTGTTGGTGTCTGGCGGGCTGGATTCCACCACCGTTGTGGCCATGGCCCAGGCCGAGGGTTACGAGGTGTACGCCCTGAGCTTTGATTACGGCCAGCGCCATCAATCCGAGCTGCAGGCCGCCGCGCGCACAGCAAAGGTGCTGGGCGTGGCTGCCCACAAAGTGGTGCAGCTGGATTTGCGCACCATTGGCGGCTCTGCCCTGACAGACAGCGCCATCGCAGTGCCCGAAGAGGAAAGCGCTGGTATTCCCGTTACCTATGTGCCGGCACGCAATACCGTGTTTTTGTCTATCGCTTTGGGTTGGGCCGAAGTGCTGGGTGCGCTGGACATTTTTGTGGGCGTAAACGCGGTGGATTACAGCGGCTACCCCGATTGCCGGCCCGAGTTTATTGCAGCCTTTGAGCAGATGGCCAATTTGGCCACCAAGGCCTCTGTGGAAGGGCGCAAGCTCACCATCCACACGCCACTGATCAACCTGAGCAAGGCCGATATCGTGCAGCGCGGCACCGAGCTGGGTGTGGATTACCGTTTAACGGTGTCTTGCTATCAGGCCACAGAGGCGGGTGCTGCCTGCGGCAAGTGCGACAGTTGCCGGCTGAGACGGGCAGGTTTCGAGGCGGCAGGCCTGCCCGACGCCACGATTTACGCCTGA
- the nadA gene encoding quinolinate synthase NadA — protein MTEVLDRELVQAHLAAEPATALNPEQLDAAKARIKALLARENAVIVAHYYTDPLIQALAEETGGCVADSLEMARFGSQHPATTLLVAGVKFMGETAKILTPEKRVLMPTLEATCSLDIGCPVDEFSAFCDAHPDRTVVVYANTSAAVKARADWVVTSSIALDVVEHLDAQGQKIIWAPDKHLGGYVQKQTGADMLLWDGACIVHEEFKAQGVQDLVRRHPEAAVLVHPESPAAVVELADVVGSTSQLIKAAQTLPNQAFIVATDQGIFYKMQQLCPDKTFHIAPTAGSGATCRSCANCPWMAMNGLDNMAATLEQGRNEIFVDRALGERAMVPLNRMLAFTKKG, from the coding sequence ATGACCGAAGTACTTGATCGCGAGCTGGTTCAGGCCCATTTGGCCGCCGAGCCCGCCACTGCGCTAAACCCCGAGCAGCTGGACGCCGCCAAGGCGCGTATTAAGGCGCTGCTGGCCCGTGAAAACGCGGTCATTGTGGCCCACTACTACACAGATCCGCTGATCCAGGCGCTGGCTGAAGAAACCGGCGGCTGCGTGGCAGATTCCCTTGAAATGGCCCGCTTTGGTAGCCAGCACCCGGCCACCACCTTATTGGTTGCCGGGGTGAAATTTATGGGCGAAACCGCGAAAATCCTCACCCCGGAAAAGCGCGTGTTAATGCCTACCCTTGAGGCCACCTGCTCGCTGGATATCGGCTGCCCGGTGGACGAATTCAGCGCATTTTGTGATGCCCACCCCGACCGCACGGTGGTGGTTTATGCCAACACCTCGGCTGCGGTAAAGGCGCGTGCTGATTGGGTGGTGACCTCAAGCATCGCGCTCGATGTGGTAGAGCATCTGGATGCCCAGGGGCAGAAAATTATCTGGGCGCCCGATAAACACCTGGGCGGCTATGTGCAAAAGCAGACCGGTGCCGACATGCTGCTGTGGGATGGCGCCTGTATTGTGCACGAGGAATTCAAGGCCCAGGGCGTGCAGGATCTGGTGCGCCGCCACCCGGAGGCGGCAGTGCTGGTGCACCCGGAATCGCCGGCGGCTGTGGTGGAGCTGGCCGATGTTGTGGGCTCAACCTCGCAACTTATTAAAGCGGCACAAACGCTGCCCAATCAGGCCTTTATTGTGGCAACAGACCAAGGCATTTTTTACAAAATGCAGCAGCTCTGCCCCGATAAAACCTTTCACATTGCGCCAACTGCGGGCTCTGGCGCAACCTGTCGCAGCTGCGCCAACTGCCCCTGGATGGCAATGAATGGCCTGGACAACATGGCCGCAACCCTTGAGCAGGGGCGTAATGAAATATTTGTTGATCGCGCCCTCGGCGAGCGCGCTATGGTGCCGCTGAACCGGATGCTGGCGTTTACCAAAAAGGGCTAG
- the dapA gene encoding 4-hydroxy-tetrahydrodipicolinate synthase, which translates to MLQGSMVALVTPMTAEGALDWASLNALVEWHIEQGTHAIVAVGTTGESATLDVDEHLAVITAVVKQVAGRIPVIAGTGANSTQEAVELTERAKSAGADACLLVTPYYNKPTQEGLYRHFKYIADAVDIPQILYNVPGRTGVDMQPETVLRLVDHPNIIGIKEATGDLQRARLLIEKSPANFLIYSGDDETAVELMLAGGKGNISVTANVAPKAVAQMCELALADSVEQARAINAKLMSVHQAMFVESNPIPVKWAVAAQGRMPDGIRLPLTPLSETYHQQVRDALSGADLL; encoded by the coding sequence ATGTTGCAAGGTAGTATGGTCGCGTTGGTGACCCCAATGACAGCCGAGGGTGCGCTGGATTGGGCAAGCCTTAATGCGTTGGTGGAGTGGCATATTGAACAGGGCACCCACGCCATTGTGGCGGTGGGTACCACCGGTGAGTCGGCCACGCTGGATGTGGATGAGCACCTGGCGGTGATTACTGCGGTAGTGAAACAGGTGGCCGGGCGCATTCCCGTTATTGCCGGTACCGGTGCCAACTCTACCCAAGAGGCAGTGGAGCTCACCGAGCGCGCCAAAAGCGCCGGTGCCGATGCCTGCTTGCTGGTGACGCCTTACTACAACAAACCCACCCAAGAGGGTTTGTACCGCCACTTCAAGTACATTGCCGATGCCGTAGACATTCCGCAAATTCTTTACAATGTGCCAGGGCGCACCGGCGTAGACATGCAGCCTGAAACGGTTTTGCGCTTGGTAGACCACCCCAATATCATCGGCATTAAAGAGGCCACCGGCGATTTGCAGCGCGCGCGTTTGTTGATTGAAAAATCGCCCGCCAACTTCCTGATTTATTCAGGTGATGATGAAACTGCCGTAGAGCTGATGCTCGCCGGTGGCAAGGGCAATATCAGTGTGACTGCCAACGTTGCGCCAAAGGCCGTGGCCCAAATGTGTGAACTTGCACTCGCCGATAGCGTCGAACAAGCACGGGCCATTAACGCGAAGCTGATGTCCGTGCACCAGGCGATGTTTGTGGAATCTAACCCCATACCCGTCAAATGGGCAGTGGCGGCACAAGGGCGCATGCCCGATGGCATTCGCCTGCCGCTGACACCGCTGTCAGAAACTTATCACCAACAGGTGCGCGATGCCTTGAGCGGCGCGGATTTGTTGTAA
- the bamC gene encoding outer membrane protein assembly factor BamC yields the protein MIKPITTWRTLILLPVSAAVGCSWLGNDFRDRGNDYLHAEPIKPIVVPADMKATSLDQLYVVPEVQSDDFDVTEEFEAPRPQPLAANNFSESVKIQKLGARRWILVNSPPSEVWPRTRNFLATNRIQLAGADAVAGTIDTTWLQFKDSPDTRDRYRIFVEQGVQPDSTELHVRHISAPAGEPAGFDTPWPELSVNPEREAWMLDELAATLASESANGATSLLAQNIGGGAKISVTSIQGEPVLRMALSYERARATIAHALRQEGFVTFASDTDLGIFYVGWAEPVDPQEQGWFSSLFSGEPEVLTTPYSLTQVLTHLKLADNAENRAIFERLELANQGKALKDVPGYLVVVRGSDEQVDIRIRDAYGLRLKNRDAKEKLNIIRRNLI from the coding sequence ATGATAAAACCAATAACAACCTGGCGTACCCTGATCCTGTTGCCCGTGAGCGCCGCCGTTGGCTGTAGCTGGCTGGGCAACGATTTCCGCGATCGCGGCAACGATTATCTGCACGCAGAGCCCATCAAGCCCATTGTGGTGCCTGCCGATATGAAGGCCACCTCGCTGGATCAGCTCTACGTTGTGCCAGAGGTGCAATCAGACGACTTCGACGTTACCGAAGAATTTGAAGCCCCGCGCCCGCAGCCGCTGGCGGCCAATAACTTTTCTGAGAGTGTAAAAATCCAGAAGCTCGGCGCACGCCGCTGGATTCTGGTTAACTCGCCGCCCAGCGAAGTGTGGCCGCGCACGCGCAACTTCCTGGCAACCAACCGCATCCAGTTGGCCGGTGCCGATGCTGTGGCAGGCACCATCGATACCACCTGGTTGCAGTTTAAGGATTCGCCCGATACCCGCGATCGCTATCGCATTTTTGTAGAGCAGGGCGTACAACCCGATTCCACCGAGCTGCACGTGCGCCATATTTCTGCGCCTGCAGGCGAGCCTGCGGGTTTCGATACGCCCTGGCCCGAGCTTTCGGTTAACCCCGAGCGCGAAGCCTGGATGCTCGACGAACTGGCGGCCACCCTTGCCAGTGAATCCGCCAATGGCGCCACCAGCCTGCTGGCCCAAAACATTGGCGGCGGTGCCAAGATTTCGGTGACCTCTATTCAGGGTGAGCCGGTGCTGCGTATGGCGCTCAGCTATGAACGCGCGCGCGCCACCATTGCCCATGCATTGCGCCAAGAGGGCTTTGTCACCTTCGCCTCAGATACAGACCTGGGCATTTTCTACGTGGGCTGGGCCGAGCCGGTAGACCCCCAAGAGCAGGGCTGGTTTTCATCGCTGTTTAGCGGTGAGCCCGAAGTGCTTACAACCCCCTACAGCCTGACCCAGGTACTCACCCACCTGAAGCTTGCAGACAACGCGGAAAACCGTGCGATATTCGAGCGCCTGGAACTTGCCAACCAAGGCAAGGCCCTGAAAGATGTGCCCGGCTACCTGGTGGTTGTACGCGGCAGCGATGAGCAGGTAGATATTCGTATTCGCGATGCCTACGGCCTGCGCTTGAAAAACCGCGACGCCAAAGAAAAGCTCAACATTATTCGCCGGAACCTTATCTAA
- a CDS encoding MBL fold metallo-hydrolase: MRFASLGSGSKGNGTLVEFDGETLLIDCGFSVKDTVARLARHGKTPEDLSAVLVTHEHGDHLRGVPALARKYNLPVYITPGTLKAKALGKMPDIRLIEGYRAFELGPFKVQPVAVPHDAREPAQFVISANQKTLGVLTDLGMITAHVQDSYQHCDALVLEANHDPVMLAYGAYPQSLKQRVGGPWGHLSNQQSAGFLEHFDVARLQQLVIAHISQQNNSLEAAEAALGPVSTGVGQILYACQDQGFDWLEIN, translated from the coding sequence ATGCGATTTGCCTCTTTAGGCAGCGGCAGTAAGGGCAACGGTACCCTGGTTGAGTTCGACGGTGAAACCCTGCTCATTGATTGCGGGTTTTCCGTGAAAGACACAGTGGCGCGCCTGGCGCGCCACGGCAAAACCCCTGAAGACCTCTCGGCCGTGCTGGTAACCCACGAGCACGGCGATCACCTGCGCGGCGTGCCGGCGCTGGCGCGCAAGTACAATTTGCCGGTGTACATCACCCCCGGCACCTTGAAGGCCAAGGCGCTCGGCAAAATGCCGGATATCCGGCTCATAGAAGGCTACCGCGCCTTCGAGCTGGGGCCCTTCAAGGTGCAGCCGGTGGCGGTGCCCCACGATGCCCGCGAGCCCGCGCAATTTGTGATCAGTGCCAACCAGAAAACCCTGGGCGTGCTTACCGATTTGGGCATGATTACCGCCCATGTGCAAGACAGCTACCAGCATTGCGATGCCCTGGTGCTGGAGGCCAATCACGACCCGGTCATGCTCGCCTATGGCGCCTACCCGCAATCTTTAAAGCAGCGAGTGGGTGGCCCCTGGGGCCATTTGAGCAACCAGCAAAGTGCAGGCTTTCTTGAGCACTTTGACGTGGCGCGCCTGCAGCAATTGGTGATTGCCCACATCAGCCAGCAAAACAACAGCCTGGAGGCGGCAGAGGCGGCCTTGGGCCCGGTGTCTACCGGTGTCGGCCAAATACTCTACGCCTGCCAGGATCAGGGCTTCGACTGGTTGGAAATCAACTAG
- a CDS encoding PaaI family thioesterase, whose amino-acid sequence MPQQTHKATDFGLPADYSHWPGDPAEDRLGPFFYLPEDNSVACALMPEAHHCNLHGSVHGGVLMSLGDYALCMALAVPKQNPAVVTVSMQTDFIAPAQAGIALIARGHIRSEKRSLVFVAASIWQGERLVADVTGIVKQVGAS is encoded by the coding sequence ATGCCCCAGCAAACCCATAAGGCAACAGACTTTGGCCTACCGGCCGATTACAGCCACTGGCCGGGCGACCCTGCAGAAGATCGCCTGGGCCCGTTTTTCTACCTGCCCGAAGACAATAGCGTAGCCTGCGCCCTCATGCCTGAAGCGCACCACTGCAACCTGCACGGCAGCGTGCACGGGGGCGTATTGATGAGCCTTGGGGATTACGCACTCTGTATGGCGCTGGCGGTGCCCAAACAAAACCCGGCGGTGGTGACTGTATCTATGCAAACAGATTTTATTGCGCCCGCCCAAGCGGGCATTGCGCTGATTGCCCGCGGGCACATCCGCTCGGAAAAGCGCTCACTGGTGTTTGTGGCTGCAAGTATTTGGCAGGGCGAACGGCTGGTGGCCGATGTGACGGGTATTGTGAAACAAGTGGGAGCTAGTTGA
- a CDS encoding acetyl-CoA C-acyltransferase family protein produces MSQREVVVLSGVRTPIGTFGGSLKDIAPTELAGQVVAEAVKRAGIAPEAVGHCVIGNVTHSDRKDMYMSRVAGIKGGLPETTPAVTVNRLCGSGLQALVSASQLILLGDCDAAVTGGAESMSRVPYWLPQARFGARMGDAAMVDAMTGALTCPINDVHMGITAENVAEKWGISREDQDALAVESHQRAARATEEGRFKDQILPIELKTRKGTVTFAHDEHVRADASLEGMAKLRPVFKKDGTVTAGNASGLNDAAAAMVLMERAEAEKQGLKPMARLVGYSFAGVEPKYMGIGPVPAVKKLLATHNLTVADIDVWEVNEAFAAQAIAVARDLEIPADKLNPNGSGISLGHPIGATGAVITVKALYELQRTQSRYAVVTMCIGGGQGIAALFERM; encoded by the coding sequence ATGAGTCAGCGTGAAGTGGTGGTATTAAGCGGTGTACGCACACCCATCGGAACCTTCGGCGGCAGCCTGAAAGACATAGCACCCACAGAGCTTGCGGGCCAGGTGGTGGCAGAGGCGGTAAAGCGTGCAGGCATTGCGCCCGAGGCCGTGGGCCATTGTGTGATTGGTAACGTAACCCATTCCGATCGCAAAGATATGTACATGAGCCGGGTTGCGGGCATCAAGGGCGGCCTGCCTGAAACCACCCCTGCGGTAACCGTTAACCGCCTGTGTGGCTCAGGCCTGCAGGCGCTGGTGTCTGCCTCGCAGCTTATTTTGCTGGGCGATTGCGACGCCGCGGTAACGGGCGGCGCCGAATCCATGAGCCGCGTGCCCTATTGGTTGCCGCAGGCACGCTTTGGCGCACGCATGGGCGACGCCGCCATGGTAGATGCCATGACCGGTGCGCTCACTTGCCCCATCAACGATGTGCACATGGGCATCACCGCAGAAAACGTGGCAGAAAAGTGGGGCATTTCCCGTGAAGATCAAGACGCGCTGGCAGTAGAGAGTCATCAGCGTGCAGCGCGCGCCACCGAAGAGGGCCGCTTTAAAGACCAGATTTTACCCATCGAGCTGAAAACCCGTAAGGGCACTGTGACTTTCGCCCACGATGAACACGTGCGTGCCGATGCCTCATTGGAAGGCATGGCCAAGCTGCGCCCGGTGTTCAAAAAAGACGGCACTGTCACCGCCGGCAATGCCTCGGGTTTGAATGATGCCGCCGCCGCCATGGTGCTTATGGAGCGGGCCGAGGCTGAAAAGCAGGGCTTGAAGCCCATGGCGCGTTTGGTGGGTTATAGCTTTGCAGGCGTCGAGCCCAAGTACATGGGCATAGGCCCGGTACCGGCGGTGAAAAAGCTGCTGGCAACCCACAATCTCACGGTGGCAGATATCGACGTGTGGGAAGTCAACGAAGCTTTCGCAGCCCAGGCCATTGCCGTGGCGCGCGATCTGGAAATTCCTGCAGATAAACTCAACCCCAATGGTTCGGGCATTTCCTTGGGCCACCCCATTGGTGCAACCGGCGCGGTGATTACCGTCAAGGCCTTGTACGAATTGCAGCGCACCCAGTCGCGTTACGCGGTGGTAACCATGTGCATCGGCGGCGGCCAGGGCATTGCTGCACTGTTTGAAAGAATGTAA
- a CDS encoding MFS transporter gives MQAQQPLPTPYEKPNYRLYVLALLTLAYVFNFVDRQIISILQEPIKLEFGLTDTQLGVLNGFVFAIFYVGFGIPIARWADRGKRKNIIAIAISLWSVMTALCGMAQSYVQLLAARIGVGIGEAGCSPPAHSMISDIFPKKFRATAMATYSLGINIGILVGLLLGGWLNELYGWRVALWAVAVPGIIIGLLIKFTVAEPPRATTLSGEQTLLFMQVVAHFWAQRTLRWMAIGAGLSSFVGYGLANWMPSFLARSHAMGTGEIGSWLALIAGVGGAIGTFAGGYFADKLSHRDVRWALWVPMAILLICVPMLSLTLLIDTKLSAMIVYIIPGSIMTGYMGPAIAVTHNLSDSRMRAMGSALLFLVINIVGLGFGPLFVGVVSDWLGASMGSEGLRYAILSAVVLGGVLAAGCFYRASGFYTQELKALNVELK, from the coding sequence ATGCAGGCTCAGCAACCCCTGCCAACACCTTATGAGAAGCCAAACTATCGCTTGTATGTGTTGGCGTTGCTCACCCTTGCCTACGTATTTAATTTTGTAGACAGGCAAATAATTTCAATACTGCAAGAGCCCATCAAGCTGGAATTCGGCCTTACCGATACCCAGTTGGGTGTGTTGAACGGCTTTGTGTTTGCGATTTTCTATGTGGGCTTTGGCATTCCCATTGCGCGCTGGGCTGATCGTGGCAAGCGCAAGAATATTATCGCCATTGCCATTAGCCTGTGGAGTGTCATGACAGCCCTGTGTGGCATGGCCCAATCTTACGTGCAATTATTGGCAGCGCGCATTGGGGTAGGCATTGGCGAGGCCGGCTGCAGCCCGCCGGCGCACTCGATGATTTCCGATATATTCCCGAAAAAATTCCGCGCCACCGCCATGGCAACCTATTCGCTGGGCATTAACATTGGCATATTGGTGGGGCTGTTATTGGGTGGCTGGTTAAACGAGCTTTACGGTTGGCGGGTTGCGCTGTGGGCAGTGGCGGTACCCGGCATCATTATTGGTTTGTTAATTAAATTTACCGTGGCCGAACCGCCGCGCGCTACCACACTTTCTGGCGAACAAACCTTGCTTTTTATGCAAGTGGTGGCGCATTTTTGGGCGCAGCGCACCTTGCGTTGGATGGCCATAGGCGCGGGCTTGAGCAGTTTTGTAGGCTATGGCCTTGCCAATTGGATGCCCTCATTTTTGGCCCGCAGTCACGCAATGGGCACTGGCGAAATCGGCAGCTGGCTTGCGCTTATTGCAGGAGTTGGTGGAGCCATTGGCACTTTTGCCGGTGGCTACTTTGCAGATAAATTAAGCCATCGCGATGTGCGCTGGGCCCTCTGGGTGCCCATGGCTATCTTGCTTATTTGTGTGCCTATGTTGTCGCTCACATTACTCATAGATACCAAGCTCAGCGCCATGATTGTGTACATTATTCCCGGCAGCATTATGACAGGCTACATGGGCCCGGCCATTGCCGTAACTCACAACCTCAGCGACAGCCGCATGCGCGCCATGGGCTCTGCCTTGTTATTTTTGGTGATTAACATTGTGGGGCTGGGTTTTGGCCCGCTGTTTGTGGGCGTTGTGAGTGATTGGTTAGGCGCCAGCATGGGCAGTGAAGGCCTGCGCTACGCGATTTTAAGTGCGGTTGTGTTGGGTGGCGTACTGGCTGCCGGGTGTTTTTACCGCGCCAGCGGCTTTTACACCCAAGAGTTAAAGGCACTGAATGTTGAATTGAAGTAG